The Amycolatopsis endophytica genome includes the window ACGTCGGCTCGCGCCTGCCCGCCTACCCGACGTCGATGGGACGGGTACTGCTCGCCGCATTGCCCGAGACCGAGCTCGCGTCCTATCTGGACCGCACCGAGCTGCGGAAGCTGACCCCCAACACCATCACCGATCCCGCCCAGCTGCGCGCGGAGCTGAACCGGGTCGTGGAGCGGGGCTACGCCGTGGTCGACGGTGAGCGCGAGGAGGGCATCCGCTCCGCCGCGGCGCCCGTGCGCGGTGCGGGCGGACGCACGCTGGCCGCGCTGAACGTGTCGGTCAACGCGGCCCGCGTCTCGCTCGACGAACTGCGCGAGCGGTTCGTGCCCCGCCTGCTGGAAACCGCGGCGGCCATCAGCCGCGACATCGAGGGCCTGCATTAGTCCTCCGTGAAGAAGCACCGCGTGGGGTTGGTGACGAGCAGCGCCTCCGGATCGGGCGTGATCTCCGCGATCAGATCGGCCAGGTCGCCGTCGTTGGGCACGAAATCGGTGTTCGGGTGCGGAAAATCGGTCCCCCACACCACGCGCTCCGGCGCCTCGGTGGCCAGCAGCCGCGCCAGCGCGGCGGAGTCGGCCCAGCTGGGCGGCGCCGTCGCGATCCGGTCCGCGCCGCTGAGCTTCACCCACACGTCGCCGTCGTCCAGCAGCCGCAACAAGCTCTGGACCGCCTCGCTGTTCAGCCCCTGCCGCAGGTCGACGCGGGCCATGTGGTCGATCACCACCCGCACGCCCAGCGACCGCACCAGGTCCGCGTGCTCGGCGATACCGTTACCCGCGACGTGCAGCGCGATGTGCCACCCGAACGGCCGGATCAGCCCGACGACGGCGTCGATGGTCTCCTGCGTCGGCGCCGGCCCGAGGTGCGGGGTGAAGTGCAGGCGGGCGCCACGGACACCGGCCTCATGCAGGCGTTTCACCTCGTCCACGGGCGTGGTCGGCCGGATCAGCGCGACCCCGCGATACCGGCCCTCGCCGGCATCGAGCGCGTCGAGCAGCGCCGCGTGATCGGTGCCGTGACAGGCGGACTGCACGATCACCGCGCGGTCGAGGCCGAGTAGCCGGTGCAGCGCCAGCAGGTCCTCCTTCGGCACCTCGGGCGGTGTGAAGGTGCGCTCCGGCGCGTAGGGGAACTTCGCGGTCGGCCCGAAGATGTGGCAGTGCGCGTCGCACGCGCCGGAGGGCAACGCGACGGCGGGTGCGTGCGGGTTCGGGTCCGGGCCGGGGTTGCGGGGGTCGGTCATCAGTCACACCTCGCGGTCATCCCGCCATCGACGACGATTTCGGTACCGGTGACGAAGCGTGCTTCGTCGGAGGCCAGGAACAACGCGGCGTACGCGGTGTCACGGCCGTCGCCCGCGAAGCCCAGCGGAATGCGTGCCTGACGCTGGGCCAGCAGCGCGTCCACGTCACCGCCCGCGCGTTGCCCGGCCAGGCGCGCCTCGACCATCGGGGTGTGGAGTTGACCCGGCACCACGGTGTTGACGCGGATGCCGTCCGGCGCGTGCTGCACGGCGATCACCTTGGACAGCTGGATCACCCCGGCCTTCGCCGAGGCGTATCCGGCCTGGGCGGAGCCGGTCCAGCGGGTGCCGGACGTGGAAGCGGTGTTGACGATCGCGCCCCCACCCTGGGCCTTCATCACCGGGATGACGTGTTTGCAGGTGAGGAACACGCTGGTCAGGTTGTAGTCCAGCTGACTGTGCCAGTCCTGTTCAGCCAGTTCCACGGGCCCGCCCTTGCGCGAGCCGCCGACGTTGTTGACCAGCACGTCCACACGCCCGAACCCGGTCCGGCACGCCTCGACCATCGTCGTCACCGCCGCGCTGTCGGTCACGTCGCACAGGTGGGTGCGGATCGTGCCGCCCTCGGACTCGACGGTCCGGACGGTTTCCGCCAGTGCCTCCTCTTTCAGGTCCACGGCGAAGATCTTCGCGCCTTCGCGGGCGAACAGCACGGCGGCGGCCCTGCCGTTGCCCCATCCGGGGCCGACGCTGCCCGCGCCGGTGACGATCGC containing:
- a CDS encoding amidohydrolase family protein; its protein translation is MTDPRNPGPDPNPHAPAVALPSGACDAHCHIFGPTAKFPYAPERTFTPPEVPKEDLLALHRLLGLDRAVIVQSACHGTDHAALLDALDAGEGRYRGVALIRPTTPVDEVKRLHEAGVRGARLHFTPHLGPAPTQETIDAVVGLIRPFGWHIALHVAGNGIAEHADLVRSLGVRVVIDHMARVDLRQGLNSEAVQSLLRLLDDGDVWVKLSGADRIATAPPSWADSAALARLLATEAPERVVWGTDFPHPNTDFVPNDGDLADLIAEITPDPEALLVTNPTRCFFTED
- a CDS encoding SDR family NAD(P)-dependent oxidoreductase; amino-acid sequence: MTGRLDGKVAIVTGAGSVGPGWGNGRAAAVLFAREGAKIFAVDLKEEALAETVRTVESEGGTIRTHLCDVTDSAAVTTMVEACRTGFGRVDVLVNNVGGSRKGGPVELAEQDWHSQLDYNLTSVFLTCKHVIPVMKAQGGGAIVNTASTSGTRWTGSAQAGYASAKAGVIQLSKVIAVQHAPDGIRVNTVVPGQLHTPMVEARLAGQRAGGDVDALLAQRQARIPLGFAGDGRDTAYAALFLASDEARFVTGTEIVVDGGMTARCD